From a region of the Pukyongiella litopenaei genome:
- a CDS encoding tetratricopeptide repeat protein, translating to MSHDLYGQTTSLSDPAAIAAWNATMQGFLAHSACTPEHLGAVLRTDPDFALAQAVQGLFLMLMGRRELVADAVSALARAQRIERQGAVLPRERLYIDALADWIGGHPGAAVQRLEQVLRADPGDALAMKLGHAIRFVLGDATGMRRSVERVLPAYDRSHPGYGYLLGCHAFSLEETGDYARAETTGRHALWLAPDDAWGLHAVAHVHDMTGCARRGLDWLEGREGAWAHCNNFRFHVCWHKALMYLDLGRIDAVLALYDREIRAERTDDYRDIANATALLMRLDLEGVDVADRWQELADLAETRTQDGCLIFADLHYLLALNGDSRDAAAHRLIRRIGRDAARSDTRTGRNMAHPGRAAAAGLRDFAEGRFASAFAHLSAARGDMQRVGGSHAQRDLFERMTIDAGIRAGQFDAAEAILNDRSRRRSRDDGYAHARRDMIAAGRGAALDIPAQ from the coding sequence ATGTCCCACGACCTCTATGGCCAGACGACCAGCCTGAGCGACCCCGCCGCGATCGCCGCCTGGAATGCGACGATGCAGGGGTTTCTGGCCCATTCGGCATGCACCCCCGAACATCTGGGCGCGGTGCTGCGTACGGACCCGGACTTTGCGCTGGCTCAGGCGGTGCAGGGGTTGTTCCTGATGCTGATGGGGCGGCGCGAACTGGTGGCTGACGCGGTGTCGGCGCTGGCCCGCGCGCAGCGGATCGAGCGGCAGGGCGCGGTGTTGCCGCGCGAACGGCTCTATATCGATGCGCTGGCGGATTGGATCGGTGGCCATCCCGGCGCGGCGGTGCAGCGGCTCGAACAGGTGTTGCGCGCCGATCCCGGCGATGCACTGGCGATGAAGCTGGGCCATGCGATCCGCTTTGTGCTGGGCGATGCGACGGGGATGCGCCGGTCGGTTGAACGGGTGCTGCCGGCCTATGACCGGTCCCATCCCGGCTATGGCTATCTGCTCGGGTGCCACGCGTTTTCGCTCGAGGAAACCGGCGATTACGCCCGCGCCGAAACCACGGGCCGCCATGCGCTGTGGCTGGCGCCCGACGATGCCTGGGGGCTGCACGCGGTAGCCCATGTGCATGACATGACCGGCTGTGCGCGGCGCGGGCTCGATTGGCTGGAGGGCCGCGAAGGCGCCTGGGCGCATTGCAACAATTTCCGGTTCCACGTCTGTTGGCACAAGGCGCTGATGTATCTCGACCTGGGCCGGATCGACGCCGTTCTGGCGCTCTACGATCGCGAGATCCGGGCCGAGCGCACCGACGACTACCGCGATATCGCCAACGCGACCGCGCTGCTGATGCGGCTGGACCTCGAAGGCGTCGATGTCGCCGACCGCTGGCAGGAACTGGCCGATCTGGCCGAGACGCGGACGCAGGACGGATGCCTGATCTTTGCCGACCTGCATTACCTGCTCGCGCTGAACGGCGACAGCCGCGACGCGGCGGCGCATCGGCTGATCCGGCGTATCGGCCGCGATGCCGCGAGGTCGGATACCCGGACCGGGCGCAACATGGCGCATCCGGGCCGGGCGGCGGCGGCGGGGCTGCGCGACTTTGCCGAGGGCCGGTTCGCGTCGGCCTTTGCGCATCTTTCCGCCGCGCGCGGCGACATGCAGCGGGTGGGGGGCAGTCACGCCCAGCGCGACCTGTTCGAACGCATGACCATAGATGCGGGCATCCGGGCAGGACAGTTCGATGCCGCCGAGGCCATCCTGAACGACCGGTCCCGCCGCCGTTCACGGGATGACGGCTATGCCCATGCCCGGCGCGACATGATCGCGGCGGGCCGTGGCGCGGCGCTCGATATCCCGGCCCAGTGA
- a CDS encoding OpgC family protein encodes MLNQTATVAAAAGFSTAAEAPERRAAPVASVASVASRRDPRLDFYRGIAMFIILVAHIPSNRWANWIPARFGFSDAAEIFVFCSGMASAIAFGGCFARQGWLMGTARVVFRVWQVYWAHICLFFFVAASMAALDLTGAFDKSYVSSLNLQHFFDDPAPQMVGLFTLSYVPNYFDILPMYLVVLAMMPVVMALARVSPWLVAVACVAVWLVANLGRLPLPAEPWSDRQWFFNPFGWQLLFFTGFAFMRGWLPAPPVSKTLIWICAAFVILSAPFGSFKALTWLGAANADLASAIRETWPLTGELRNKTEQGLLRYLHFLSLAYLGWVAAGQGGQRLTHAAAHGGTAARFLLRIITKVGQQSLAVFVFSMALAQLLGAVLDVVGRNNLTVSAVNLAGFAMITAVAYTAGWFKSQPWRSRRA; translated from the coding sequence ATGCTGAACCAGACGGCAACGGTTGCAGCCGCAGCGGGATTTTCAACCGCCGCCGAAGCCCCGGAGCGCAGAGCCGCGCCGGTGGCATCCGTGGCGTCGGTGGCGTCGCGCCGCGATCCACGGCTCGATTTCTACCGGGGGATCGCGATGTTCATCATCCTGGTCGCGCATATCCCGTCCAACCGCTGGGCGAACTGGATCCCGGCGCGGTTCGGGTTTTCCGATGCCGCCGAGATTTTCGTGTTCTGTTCCGGCATGGCCTCGGCCATCGCCTTTGGCGGGTGTTTCGCGCGGCAGGGCTGGCTGATGGGGACGGCGCGGGTCGTGTTCCGGGTCTGGCAGGTCTATTGGGCGCATATCTGCCTGTTCTTCTTCGTGGCCGCTTCGATGGCCGCGCTCGACCTGACCGGCGCGTTCGACAAGAGCTATGTGTCGTCGCTGAACCTGCAGCATTTCTTTGACGATCCGGCGCCGCAGATGGTGGGGCTGTTCACGCTGAGCTATGTGCCCAACTATTTCGACATCCTGCCGATGTACCTGGTGGTGCTGGCGATGATGCCCGTGGTCATGGCGCTGGCGCGGGTCAGCCCGTGGCTGGTTGCGGTGGCCTGCGTCGCGGTCTGGCTGGTCGCCAATCTGGGCCGCCTGCCGCTGCCGGCCGAGCCGTGGTCGGACCGGCAATGGTTCTTCAACCCGTTCGGCTGGCAGCTGCTGTTCTTTACCGGCTTTGCCTTCATGCGTGGCTGGCTGCCCGCGCCGCCGGTGTCGAAAACCCTGATCTGGATCTGTGCCGCCTTCGTCATTCTGTCGGCGCCGTTCGGGTCGTTCAAGGCGCTGACCTGGCTGGGGGCGGCCAATGCCGATCTCGCCAGCGCGATCCGCGAGACCTGGCCGCTGACCGGCGAGCTGCGCAACAAGACCGAACAGGGGCTGCTGCGCTACCTGCATTTCCTGTCGCTGGCCTATCTCGGCTGGGTCGCGGCGGGGCAGGGCGGGCAACGCTTGACCCACGCGGCGGCCCATGGCGGCACGGCGGCGCGGTTCCTGCTGAGGATCATCACCAAGGTCGGTCAGCAATCGCTGGCGGTGTTCGTGTTCTCGATGGCGCTGGCGCAGTTGCTGGGGGCCGTGCTCGACGTGGTCGGCCGCAACAACCTGACCGTGTCGGCGGTGAACCTGGCCGGGTTCGCGATGATTACGGCGGTGGCCTACACCGCCGGCTGGTTCAAATCCCAACCCTGGCGGAGCAGGCGGGCATGA
- a CDS encoding glucan biosynthesis protein — translation MTFTRRAFLASSTALAMTGPLRAGTGFSRDTVIALARDLAGQDYAPRATVPQDWLDLTYPQYRALRFRTDRSLWRGTDRPYEVDFFAPGLYFPRPVQIDTVQDGATAPVPFDLGRFKIGTEVEMPDLAPDDSLGWSGFRLRTDLDLPGKKTEFCVFQGASYFRAIGIGQAYGLSARGLALKTGDPDGEEFPEFTRFWLETPAPGQRNMVVHALLDSASVTGAYRFDITPGPSCVMEVEATLFPRVDLTHAGIGPLTSMFLFDATDRTRFDDFRPAVHDSDGLLIANGAGETLWRPLANPRALQVSSFVDRGPRGFGLMQRSRRYGDFHDLESLYHRRPGLWVEPRGDWGDGAVTLVEIPADKEIYDNIVAYWRPRTPYAAGQRVDLAYRLTWCDRAPLADGLPRVMDTRMGAGLSGGRVVMVEFEPHPLLDEDPDTLDALISSVQVDPGPGVLERNPETGGLRLAFRFEPGDRDHVELRAQLRRGDMPASEVWLYRWTR, via the coding sequence ATGACATTCACGAGACGCGCTTTTTTGGCCAGTTCGACGGCACTGGCGATGACGGGGCCCCTGCGGGCCGGAACCGGGTTCAGCCGCGACACGGTGATCGCGCTGGCCCGTGACCTGGCGGGGCAGGATTACGCGCCGCGGGCGACGGTGCCGCAGGACTGGCTGGACCTGACCTACCCGCAATACCGGGCGCTGCGGTTTCGCACCGACCGGTCGCTGTGGCGTGGCACCGACAGGCCCTACGAGGTCGATTTCTTTGCCCCCGGTCTCTATTTTCCGCGCCCGGTGCAGATCGACACGGTGCAGGACGGGGCCACCGCGCCGGTGCCGTTCGATCTCGGCCGCTTCAAGATCGGGACCGAGGTCGAGATGCCCGACCTCGCCCCCGATGACAGCCTCGGCTGGTCGGGGTTCCGGCTGCGCACCGATCTGGACCTGCCGGGCAAGAAGACCGAGTTCTGCGTCTTCCAGGGCGCCAGCTATTTCCGCGCCATCGGGATCGGGCAGGCCTATGGCCTGTCGGCGCGCGGGCTGGCGCTGAAAACCGGCGATCCCGATGGCGAGGAATTCCCCGAATTCACCCGGTTCTGGCTGGAGACCCCGGCGCCGGGACAGCGCAACATGGTTGTTCACGCGTTGCTGGACAGCGCGTCCGTCACCGGCGCCTACCGGTTCGACATCACGCCCGGCCCGTCCTGCGTGATGGAGGTCGAGGCGACGCTGTTCCCGCGCGTGGACCTGACCCATGCGGGGATCGGCCCGCTGACCTCGATGTTCCTGTTCGATGCCACCGACCGGACCCGGTTCGACGATTTCCGGCCCGCCGTGCATGACAGCGACGGGCTGCTGATCGCCAATGGCGCGGGCGAAACGCTGTGGCGGCCGCTGGCCAACCCGCGGGCGTTGCAGGTGTCGTCCTTCGTCGACCGGGGCCCGCGCGGGTTCGGGCTGATGCAGCGGTCGCGCCGCTATGGCGATTTTCACGACCTCGAATCGCTCTATCACCGCCGCCCGGGCCTGTGGGTGGAACCCAGGGGCGACTGGGGGGACGGGGCGGTCACGCTGGTCGAGATCCCGGCCGACAAGGAAATCTATGACAACATCGTCGCCTATTGGCGCCCGCGCACGCCCTATGCGGCCGGGCAGCGGGTCGACCTGGCCTATCGCCTGACCTGGTGCGACCGCGCGCCGCTGGCCGACGGCCTGCCGCGGGTGATGGATACGCGCATGGGCGCGGGCCTGTCCGGGGGGCGCGTGGTCATGGTAGAATTCGAACCGCACCCGCTGCTGGACGAAGACCCCGATACGCTCGACGCGCTGATTTCGTCGGTTCAGGTCGACCCCGGCCCGGGCGTGCTGGAACGCAACCCGGAAACCGGCGGTCTGCGGCTGGCGTTCCGCTTCGAACCCGGAGACCGGGACCATGTCGAATTGCGGGCACAACTGCGCCGCGGCGACATGCCGGCCTCCGAGGTCTGGCTCTACCGGTGGACGAGATGA
- the mdoH gene encoding glucans biosynthesis glucosyltransferase MdoH gives MRNDLHMMPPDAPLPMPEQDFHARFRDGHAPGPQRIAGQRRWRIAAFTPAVAATALLLWVMHDWFSDRGLTWVEALLLSLVGFNVFWLALSVGTVLLGLWSLARAGRRPQRPLPQGAVPPLRVALLLPVCDEQPWDVLGNAQSMLEDLRARGGRHDYAMFVLSDTRNPDTAAKEQDSLRALMVLSPGLRIHYRRRTENTGRKAGNIADWVRRWGGDWDAMLVLDADSLMTGRAVARLADALAADPGAGLIQSFPHLIGAQTVFARMQQFANGVYGAVLAEGLARIGGHDGNYWGHNAILRTRAFAACAGLPPLRGLRGRRSEIMSHDFVEAGLLRRAGWGVRFLPRIAGSYEETPATLIDHILRDRRWCHGNLQHIRLLGAQGFASMSRFHLLHGAVGYLMSPVWFALLVMWALIGQGGDASVLRYFSDTNPLFPDWPAMTETRAFLMILLVYAMLLMPKLLGLVALPLSGARVSDYGGPGRLALSVLVELVLSVAYAPVLMVQQMVAVFRSLLGLQRGWKPQARDGGRYSLQDLVKCHALETVGGVVLLAGMVAGLVSLWLLPIALSLVLAVPLSALSGARIEATRWLGTREDLRPPAIARAARHCRAGLRQALDGGASVSAAE, from the coding sequence ATGAGAAACGACCTGCACATGATGCCCCCCGACGCGCCGTTGCCGATGCCCGAGCAGGATTTCCATGCCCGCTTTCGCGATGGCCACGCGCCGGGGCCGCAGCGTATCGCCGGCCAGCGGCGCTGGCGCATCGCCGCGTTCACGCCGGCGGTGGCGGCCACCGCGCTGCTGCTGTGGGTGATGCATGACTGGTTTTCCGACCGCGGGCTGACCTGGGTCGAGGCGCTGTTGCTGTCGCTGGTCGGGTTCAACGTGTTCTGGCTGGCGCTGTCGGTCGGCACGGTGCTGCTGGGGCTGTGGTCGCTGGCACGCGCCGGACGCCGGCCGCAGCGTCCGTTGCCGCAGGGGGCGGTGCCGCCGCTGAGGGTCGCGCTGCTGCTGCCGGTCTGCGACGAACAGCCCTGGGACGTGCTGGGCAATGCGCAATCCATGCTCGAGGACCTGCGCGCGCGCGGTGGCCGTCACGACTATGCCATGTTCGTGCTGTCGGACACGCGCAACCCCGACACCGCCGCCAAGGAACAGGACAGCCTGCGCGCGCTGATGGTGCTGTCACCGGGGCTGCGCATCCATTACCGCCGCCGGACCGAGAATACCGGCCGCAAGGCGGGCAACATCGCCGACTGGGTGCGGCGCTGGGGCGGCGACTGGGACGCGATGCTGGTGCTCGACGCCGACAGCCTGATGACCGGCCGCGCGGTGGCGCGGCTAGCCGATGCGCTGGCCGCCGATCCCGGCGCCGGGCTGATCCAGAGCTTTCCGCACCTGATCGGGGCGCAGACCGTGTTCGCCCGGATGCAGCAATTCGCCAACGGGGTCTATGGCGCGGTGCTGGCCGAGGGGCTGGCCCGGATCGGCGGGCATGACGGCAATTACTGGGGTCACAACGCGATCCTGCGGACCCGCGCCTTTGCCGCCTGCGCGGGGTTGCCGCCGCTGCGCGGCCTGCGCGGGCGCCGGTCCGAGATCATGAGCCATGATTTCGTCGAGGCCGGGCTGTTGCGCCGCGCCGGGTGGGGCGTGCGGTTCCTGCCGCGCATAGCCGGATCCTACGAGGAAACCCCGGCGACGCTGATCGACCATATCCTGCGCGACCGGCGCTGGTGCCACGGCAACCTGCAACATATCCGGCTACTGGGGGCGCAGGGTTTTGCGTCGATGTCGCGGTTTCACCTGCTGCACGGGGCGGTGGGCTATCTGATGTCGCCGGTCTGGTTCGCGCTGCTGGTGATGTGGGCGCTGATCGGGCAGGGCGGGGATGCCAGCGTGCTGCGCTATTTCAGCGACACCAACCCGCTGTTCCCGGACTGGCCCGCGATGACCGAAACGCGGGCGTTCCTGATGATCCTGCTGGTCTATGCGATGCTGCTGATGCCAAAGCTGTTGGGGCTGGTCGCGCTGCCGCTGAGCGGTGCGCGGGTCTCGGACTATGGCGGCCCCGGTCGGCTGGCGCTGTCGGTGCTGGTCGAACTGGTGTTGTCGGTCGCCTATGCGCCGGTCCTGATGGTGCAGCAGATGGTGGCCGTGTTCCGGTCGCTGCTGGGGTTGCAGCGGGGCTGGAAGCCGCAGGCGCGCGACGGTGGCCGCTATAGCCTGCAGGATCTGGTCAAATGCCACGCGCTGGAAACCGTGGGCGGTGTCGTGCTGCTGGCGGGGATGGTCGCGGGGCTGGTGTCGCTCTGGCTGCTGCCGATCGCGCTGAGCCTGGTGCTGGCGGTGCCGCTGTCGGCGCTCAGCGGGGCGCGGATAGAGGCCACGCGCTGGCTGGGCACCCGCGAGGACCTGCGCCCGCCCGCGATCGCGCGGGCGGCCCGGCATTGCCGCGCCGGGCTCAGGCAGGCGCTGGACGGCGGCGCATCGGTCAGCGCGGCGGAATAG
- a CDS encoding alpha/beta hydrolase family esterase — MIRLAALACAALLAAGVAGGAQAGCGARPDPCRIAGGEYHAALPPGGGPAPPVVLFLHGAGSTGAAVMRNDSLVKPVLERGYAVIAPTGSRRFGGGAGRSWNFYPGWDGRDEAAFLHATVADAAERMGTAPDRVLLAGFSAGGFMVTYLACSSPGAFAAFAPVSGGFWRPHPAGCAGPVRLFHTHGWRDTTVPLEGRFLGGGRYQQGDIMAGLEIWRRANGCADQRPDGFDETGIFLRRRWDSCDPGSALELALFPGGHMVPRGWADMVLDWFEGLPPPP; from the coding sequence GTGATCCGGCTGGCGGCCCTGGCCTGCGCGGCGCTGCTCGCGGCAGGGGTGGCAGGAGGGGCTCAGGCCGGGTGCGGCGCCCGCCCCGACCCCTGCCGGATCGCGGGCGGCGAATACCACGCCGCATTGCCGCCGGGCGGCGGACCGGCGCCGCCCGTGGTCCTGTTCCTGCACGGCGCGGGCAGCACCGGCGCCGCGGTGATGCGCAATGACAGCCTGGTGAAACCGGTGCTGGAACGCGGCTATGCGGTGATCGCGCCCACGGGGTCGCGCCGGTTCGGCGGCGGGGCCGGGCGCAGCTGGAATTTCTATCCGGGCTGGGACGGGCGCGACGAAGCCGCGTTCCTGCACGCAACCGTCGCGGATGCCGCCGAACGGATGGGCACCGCACCGGACCGGGTGCTGCTGGCGGGGTTTTCGGCGGGCGGGTTCATGGTCACCTACCTGGCCTGTTCGAGCCCCGGCGCCTTTGCCGCCTTCGCGCCGGTATCGGGCGGGTTCTGGCGGCCGCACCCGGCGGGCTGCGCCGGGCCGGTCCGGCTGTTCCACACCCATGGCTGGCGCGACACCACCGTGCCGCTCGAGGGCCGCTTCCTCGGCGGCGGCCGCTATCAGCAGGGCGATATCATGGCCGGGCTGGAGATCTGGCGCCGGGCCAATGGCTGCGCCGACCAGCGCCCGGACGGGTTTGACGAAACCGGCATCTTCCTGCGCCGCCGCTGGGACAGCTGCGATCCGGGCAGCGCGCTGGAACTGGCGCTGTTTCCGGGCGGTCACATGGTGCCGCGCGGCTGGGCCGACATGGTGCTGGACTGGTTCGAGGGGCTGCCCCCGCCCCCGTGA
- a CDS encoding rhodanese-like domain-containing protein — protein sequence MPVPADTRLLIAPTTRRAVILAGAAALAGFGWQALAPDRPPAPPSIDPQAAHQRALAGDLLLVDIRRPDEWRATGIGAGARPVDMRRADFIETLTGLAGGDSARPVALICARGVRSARLARRLKAEGFTRVLDVSEGMAGSAAGPGWLARGLPVAPPTGAGNP from the coding sequence ATGCCCGTGCCCGCCGACACCCGCCTCCTGATCGCCCCGACCACGCGCCGCGCGGTGATTCTGGCTGGCGCCGCGGCGCTGGCCGGTTTCGGCTGGCAGGCGCTGGCCCCCGACCGGCCACCGGCACCGCCGTCGATCGACCCGCAGGCAGCGCATCAGCGGGCGCTGGCCGGGGATCTGCTGCTGGTCGACATCCGCCGCCCCGACGAATGGCGCGCTACCGGCATCGGCGCGGGGGCGCGGCCGGTCGACATGCGGCGCGCGGATTTCATCGAAACGCTCACCGGGCTGGCCGGGGGCGACAGCGCCCGTCCGGTGGCGCTGATCTGCGCACGCGGCGTGCGCTCGGCGCGGCTGGCACGGCGCCTGAAAGCCGAAGGCTTCACCCGGGTTCTGGATGTCTCCGAGGGCATGGCGGGCTCGGCCGCCGGCCCCGGCTGGCTGGCGCGTGGCCTGCCGGTGGCACCGCCGACCGGCGCGGGCAATCCGTGA
- a CDS encoding monovalent cation/H+ antiporter subunit A, producing MSLFLIAALPFIGAVFPALLVRAGRTASASAAGTVTLIALIGLLLNAPAVFRGETVTARIDWLPGLGLNANFFLDGLGFLFAGLILGIGLLIIIYARFYLSRQDPMGQFYAYLLLFQGAMVGIVLSDNILLLLVFWELTSLSSFLLIGYWRHLPEGRQGARMALAVTGGGGLALIAGMLILGNIAGSYDLSVILTQKELVQSSPLYLPALILILLGAFTKSAQFPFHFWLPHAMAAPTPVSAYLHSATMVKAGLFLMARLWPVLAGTEAWFYLVATTGLVTMVIAAVIAFFKDDLKALLAFSTVSHLGMITMLLGFGTEYAAVAAVFHILNHATFKAALFMTAGIVDHEAGTRDAKLLGGLRRLMPVTFVIATVASLSMAGIPPLNGFLSKEMMLEQALHTHLFLHPLMVAVVATLAAAFSAAYSFRYVAHVFLGPVRDDYPSHPHDPPAGMWLPPAFLATLVVLIGLFPMLFAGGIVETAANAVTGGHAPHVHLKLWHGLNAALLLSAIAVAGGLLLLSGHGGLNRAWLAAPRPEAKAIYDAAIARLTRLSAAVTDALHDGSLTRYAAIFVVFTLALAGYGYATGAIGLPTRTALPMHWLLVAGWICLVGSALAIVVFHRNRLLSLVLIGVTGLMVSMTFNYLSAPDLALTQISVEVVTIILLLLALNFMPRETPRESSSGRRLRDLVISIGAGAGTGGLIYALMLRDFAFPSISGFHLANSYKGGGGDNVVNVILVDFRGFDTFGEIIVLGIAAIVIYAITEAILGSRVRARLLNRKPDAPLAGDSHPLMMVVITRVMMPIALMVGAYIFFRGHNAPGGGFIAGLIVAIAVIMQYMASGYEWATARQRYPFHGIIGSGVLVAAVTGIGAWFNEKPFLTSDFGYLYPPGLEKIEWATAMFFDLGVFLAVLGAVTLALESLARYAWQPHRDQLHAMDINPARDDALHDGTEG from the coding sequence TTGTCCCTGTTCCTGATCGCGGCTCTTCCCTTTATCGGAGCGGTCTTTCCGGCATTGCTGGTCCGCGCGGGCCGCACGGCCTCGGCATCGGCCGCAGGCACGGTGACGCTCATCGCGCTGATCGGCCTGTTGCTGAACGCGCCCGCCGTCTTTCGCGGCGAAACGGTTACCGCGCGGATCGACTGGCTGCCGGGGCTGGGGCTGAACGCGAATTTCTTTCTGGACGGGCTGGGGTTCCTGTTTGCCGGGCTGATCCTGGGGATCGGACTGCTGATCATCATCTATGCGCGGTTCTACCTGTCGCGGCAGGACCCGATGGGGCAGTTCTATGCTTATCTGCTGCTGTTCCAGGGCGCGATGGTGGGGATCGTCCTGTCCGACAACATATTGTTGTTGCTGGTGTTCTGGGAACTCACCTCGCTGTCGTCCTTCCTGCTGATCGGGTATTGGCGGCACCTGCCCGAAGGGCGCCAGGGCGCCCGCATGGCGCTGGCGGTCACCGGGGGCGGCGGGCTGGCGCTGATCGCGGGGATGCTGATCCTCGGCAATATCGCCGGCAGCTATGACCTGAGCGTGATCCTGACGCAGAAGGAGCTGGTGCAGTCCAGCCCGCTCTACCTGCCGGCGCTGATACTGATCCTGCTGGGCGCGTTCACCAAGTCGGCGCAGTTCCCGTTCCATTTCTGGCTGCCGCACGCGATGGCCGCGCCAACGCCGGTATCCGCCTACCTGCATTCGGCGACGATGGTGAAGGCGGGGCTGTTCCTGATGGCGCGGCTGTGGCCGGTGCTGGCCGGGACCGAAGCGTGGTTCTATCTGGTGGCCACCACGGGGCTGGTCACGATGGTGATCGCCGCGGTGATTGCCTTCTTCAAGGACGACCTGAAGGCGTTGCTGGCCTTTTCCACCGTCAGCCACCTGGGCATGATCACGATGCTGCTGGGGTTCGGCACCGAATACGCGGCGGTGGCGGCGGTGTTCCACATTCTCAACCACGCCACCTTCAAGGCGGCGCTGTTCATGACCGCCGGGATCGTCGATCACGAGGCCGGCACCCGGGACGCGAAGCTGCTGGGCGGGCTGCGCAGGCTGATGCCGGTCACCTTCGTGATCGCCACGGTGGCGTCCCTGTCGATGGCGGGGATACCACCGCTCAACGGGTTCCTGTCCAAGGAAATGATGCTCGAGCAGGCGCTGCACACGCATCTGTTCCTGCACCCGCTGATGGTGGCGGTGGTGGCGACCCTGGCCGCCGCGTTCTCGGCGGCCTATTCCTTCCGCTATGTGGCGCATGTTTTTCTCGGGCCGGTGCGCGATGACTACCCGTCGCATCCGCATGACCCGCCGGCGGGGATGTGGCTGCCGCCTGCCTTTCTCGCCACGCTGGTCGTGCTGATCGGGCTGTTCCCGATGCTGTTCGCCGGCGGCATCGTCGAGACCGCCGCCAATGCGGTGACCGGCGGGCACGCGCCGCATGTGCACCTGAAACTGTGGCACGGTCTGAACGCGGCGCTGCTGTTGTCGGCGATCGCGGTGGCGGGCGGGCTGCTGCTGCTGTCGGGCCATGGCGGGCTGAACCGGGCATGGCTCGCGGCGCCGCGCCCGGAGGCCAAGGCCATCTATGACGCGGCCATCGCGCGGCTGACCCGGCTGAGCGCTGCCGTCACCGACGCGCTGCATGACGGATCCCTGACCCGCTACGCGGCGATCTTCGTCGTGTTCACGCTGGCACTGGCGGGCTATGGCTATGCCACCGGCGCGATCGGGCTGCCGACGCGCACGGCGCTGCCGATGCACTGGCTGCTGGTGGCGGGCTGGATCTGCCTGGTCGGATCGGCGCTGGCCATCGTGGTGTTCCACCGCAACCGGCTGCTGTCGCTGGTGCTGATCGGGGTCACCGGGCTGATGGTGTCGATGACCTTCAACTATCTCTCGGCGCCCGACCTCGCGCTGACGCAGATCTCGGTCGAGGTGGTGACGATCATCCTGCTGTTGCTGGCGCTGAACTTCATGCCGCGCGAAACCCCGCGCGAGAGTTCCTCCGGGCGCCGCCTGCGCGACCTGGTCATCTCGATCGGGGCCGGGGCGGGCACGGGCGGGCTGATCTATGCGCTGATGCTGCGCGATTTCGCCTTTCCGTCGATTTCGGGGTTCCACCTGGCGAATTCCTACAAGGGCGGTGGCGGCGACAATGTCGTGAACGTGATCCTGGTGGATTTCCGGGGCTTCGACACGTTCGGCGAGATCATCGTGCTGGGCATCGCCGCCATCGTGATCTACGCGATCACCGAGGCGATCCTCGGCAGCCGGGTGCGCGCGCGCCTGCTGAACCGCAAGCCCGACGCGCCGCTGGCCGGTGATTCCCATCCGTTGATGATGGTGGTGATCACCCGTGTGATGATGCCCATCGCGCTGATGGTCGGGGCCTATATCTTCTTCCGGGGCCACAACGCGCCGGGCGGCGGGTTCATCGCCGGGCTGATCGTGGCCATCGCCGTGATCATGCAATACATGGCCAGCGGCTATGAATGGGCGACGGCGCGGCAGCGCTACCCGTTCCACGGCATCATCGGCTCGGGCGTCCTGGTCGCCGCCGTCACCGGGATCGGCGCATGGTTCAACGAGAAACCGTTCCTGACCTCGGATTTCGGCTACCTCTACCCGCCGGGGCTGGAAAAGATCGAATGGGCCACGGCGATGTTCTTTGACCTCGGCGTGTTCCTGGCGGTGCTGGGGGCGGTCACGCTGGCGCTGGAAAGCCTCGCCCGCTACGCATGGCAGCCGCACCGGGACCAGCTCCACGCGATGGATATCAACCCTGCGCGCGATGACGCGCTGCACGACGGGACGGAGGGCTGA
- a CDS encoding Na+/H+ antiporter subunit C, whose amino-acid sequence MELLLASAVGVLTATGVYLVLRQRTFPVILGVSLLSYAVNLFLFATGRLAVNLPPVLHDGAKAYTDPLPQALVLTAIVISFGMSALVVMIALSAYLSARTDRIDIAADGGDELSDETEEGYGA is encoded by the coding sequence ATGGAACTGCTGTTGGCCAGCGCCGTCGGCGTGCTCACCGCCACGGGCGTCTACCTGGTGCTGAGGCAGCGCACCTTTCCGGTGATCCTGGGGGTGTCGCTGCTGTCCTACGCGGTGAACCTGTTCCTGTTCGCGACCGGCCGGCTGGCGGTCAACCTGCCGCCGGTGCTGCATGATGGCGCGAAGGCCTATACCGACCCGCTGCCGCAGGCGCTGGTGCTGACCGCGATCGTGATTTCCTTTGGCATGAGCGCGTTGGTGGTGATGATCGCGCTGAGCGCCTATCTGTCCGCCCGCACCGACCGTATCGACATCGCCGCCGATGGCGGTGACGAGCTGTCCGATGAGACCGAGGAAGGATACGGCGCATGA